The Pseudomonas sp. MH9.2 genomic interval CGCTGACCGTTGCCGCGCTGATGGACGTGGTTGATGTCCACTTCTCCTGAAACCGCTACCGCGTCTCAGGGACATTTACCGGGCGATCTGGCGATGTGGTTTTTTATCCTCGCCGAGCTCTCGGTATTCGCGATCCTGATCCTCGTGTTCGCGGGGACCCAGGCACTGAAACCCCAGATGTTTAGCGAAAGCCGCCAGTTGCTAAACAGTTCCACTGGGTTGGCAATGACCTTGAGTCTGCTCACCGCAGGACTGTTCGCCGCGCTGGCTCAGGAACAGGTCAGGCAGTCGAGGGCCGGTTGCGGCGCGGTCTTTCTGCTGGCGGCGTTGCTGGCTGCCAGTGTCTACGTGGTGTTGAAACTCACTGAATACCGGCATCTTCTGGCTTTAGGGCTGGGCATGGAGCACAACACCTTTTTCACTCTGTACTGGATCCTCACCGGATTTCATTTCCTCCACGTGCTGCTTGGCATGCTGATTCTAGGCTGGCTGGCCGAGCGTTGCCGGCGTCGTCTGTATTGCGCCAACAACTGCAGCGGGCTGGAATCCGGCGTGCTCTATTGGCACATGGTCGATCTGATCTGGGTGGTGCTGTTTCCGCTGGTCTACATCCTGAATTGACGAGGTACTCATGTCCGCTTCCAGGGTTCTGATTGCCTGCTGGGCAGGG includes:
- a CDS encoding cytochrome c oxidase subunit 3, giving the protein MSTSPETATASQGHLPGDLAMWFFILAELSVFAILILVFAGTQALKPQMFSESRQLLNSSTGLAMTLSLLTAGLFAALAQEQVRQSRAGCGAVFLLAALLAASVYVVLKLTEYRHLLALGLGMEHNTFFTLYWILTGFHFLHVLLGMLILGWLAERCRRRLYCANNCSGLESGVLYWHMVDLIWVVLFPLVYILN